One window from the genome of Glycine soja cultivar W05 chromosome 12, ASM419377v2, whole genome shotgun sequence encodes:
- the LOC114378496 gene encoding mitogen-activated protein kinase 13-like, with product MENNAESENPKGKGKGIPIHGGKYVRYNILGNHFQVYSKYAPPLQPVGRGAYGIVCCATNSETKEGVAIKKIGNAFDNRIDAKRTLREIKLLCHMEHDNIIKIKDIIRPAERENFNDVYIVYELMDTDLHQIIQSNQALTDEHCQYFLYQLLRGLKYIHSANVLHRDLKPSNLLLNANCDLKICDFGLARTTSETDFMTEYVVTRWYRAPELLLNCSEYTSAIDIWSVGCILMEIIRREPLFPGKDYVQQLALITELIGSPNDSDLGFLRSDNAKKYVKQLPHVEKQSFAERFPDVSPLAIDLAEKMLVFDPSKRITVEEALNHPYMASLHEINEEPTCPTPFIFDFEQTILNEEDIKELIWKESLNFSQDHQMLE from the exons ATGGAAAACAATGCTGAATCTGAGAATCcaaaagggaaagggaaagggATTCCAATTCACGGAGGCAAGTACGTTCGCTACAACATCTTAGGCAACCATTTCCAAGTCTATTCCAAGTACGCTCCCCCTCTCCAACCCGTTGGTCGCGGCGCATACGGCATCGTTTG CTGTGCGACGAATTCGGAGACGAAAGAAGGAGTGGCGATAAAGAAGATTGGGAATGCCTTTGACAACAGGATCGACGCCAAGAGGACGCTCAGGGAAATCAAGCTTCTCTGTCACATGGAACATGATAAC ataattaaaattaaagacataATTCGGCCAGCGGAGAGGGAGAACTTCAATGACGTGTATATCGTGTACGAGTTGATGGACACCGATCTGCATCAGATTATACAGTCTAATCAGGCTCTCACCGATGAACATTGCCAG TACTTTTTATATCAACTCTTGCGAGGGTTGAAGTACATTCACTCTGCAAATGTTTTGCACCGAGATCTAAAACCAAGCAATTTACTTCTGAACGCAAACTGTGATCTCAAGATATGTGACTTTGGGCTTGCTAGAACAACCTCAGAGACCGACTTTATGACAGAATATGTTGTCACTCGTTGGTACAGAGCCCCTGAATTGCTACTGAATTGTTCAGAATATACTTCAGCTATTGATATTTGGTCGGTTGGTTGCATTTTGATGGAGATAATTAGAAGGGAGCCTTTATTTCCTGGTAAAGATTATGTCCAGCAGTTGGCCCTTATAACTGAG TTAATAGGTTCACCAAATGACTCGGATCTTGGATTCCTCAGAAGTGATAATGCAAAGAAGTATGTTAAGCAGCTCCCACATGTAGAAAAGCAGTCCTTTGCAGAGCGGTTTCCTGATGTGTCCCCATTAGCAATTGATCTTGCTGAGAAAATGTTGGTCTTTGATCCCTCCAAGCGCATAACTG TGGAGGAAGCACTGAATCACCCATACATGGCAAGTCTTCATGAGATCAACGAGGAGCCCACTTGCCCAACTCCTTTCATATTTGATTTCGAACAGACAATTCTCAACGAAGAAGATATAAAGGAGCTCATATGGAAGGAGTCTCTAAACTTCAGCCAGGATCATCAGATGTTGGAATAG